The Coregonus clupeaformis isolate EN_2021a chromosome 8, ASM2061545v1, whole genome shotgun sequence genome has a segment encoding these proteins:
- the LOC121571999 gene encoding protein MTSS 1-like isoform X3, with protein sequence METVIERECSALGGLFQTVIGDMKSSYPVWDDFISKAGKLQSQLRTTVVAVAAFLDAFQKVADLATGSRGGTREIGSALTRMCMRHRSIEAKLRQFSMVFIDCLINPLQDQMEEWKRVANTLDKDHAKEYKKARQEIKKKSSDTLKLQKKAKKADVFGRGDIQPQLDSAMQDISDKYLLLEETEKQAVRKALVEERSRFCTFVSMLRPVVEEEMSMLGEITHLQTLTDDLKALTMDPHKLPPASEQVILDLKGSESSWSYHTPPSSPSTTTSRKSSMCSSLNSVNSSDSRSSGSHCHSPTSHYRYRSSALPQQGPARLSSVSSHDSGFISQDAYQSKSPSPMPSDTHTQTSGSSSSAVSETCQPVSEGSSSSSSSSSSPASSKETCSSTRVEQDWAKPGPYDQPMVNTLRRTKEKRETPNPSSPQATTPGDEPQRAKGTNAVTTPKQEAEAHEELALALARGLQLDIQHSSRDSLQCSSGYSTQNTTPCCSEDTIPSHVSDYDYFSVGGDQETDQPDFNKSSTIPRNSDISQSYRNMFQAKRPASTADIPPTAPSPGSIVTPGVATIRRTPSSKPNLRRSSGGLGLGPIPIKPPMIPVKTPTVPEHPGVFFRGESEGGGPLSPQSPLSSAGDIGLVSPKAPWDAPASSDPSTPPPHPGSRLSEWDREALPEVQEEEPGCGEGEDVLLAIRRGVKLKKTMSNDRSAPRIV encoded by the exons GTGGCACCAGAGAGATCGGTTCAGCCCTCACTAGGATGTGTATGAGGCACCGGAGCATCGAGGCCAAGCTCAGGCAGTTCTCCAT GGTTTTCATCGACTGCCTGATTAACCCTCTGCAAGACcagatggaggagtggaagagagtGGCCAACACATTGGACAAGGACCACGCCAAAG AGTACAAGAAAGCCCGTCAGGAGATCAAAAAGAAATCCTCCGACACTCTCAAGCTGCAGAAGAAGGCAAAGAAAG CTGACGTGTTCG GCCGGGGGGACATCCAGCCCCAGCTGGACAGTGCCATGCAGGACATCAGTGATAAGTACCTGCTgctggaggagacagagaagcaGGCGGTCAGGAAGGccctggtggaggagaggagccGCTTCTGCACCTTTGTCTCCATGCTGAGGCCCGTCGTG GAAGAGGAGATGTCCATGTTGGGGGAGATCACTCACCTGCAGACCCTCACTGACGACCTTAAGGCTCTGACCATGGACCCCCACAAGCTGCCCCCCGCCAGCGAGCAG GTCATTCTGGACCTGAAGGGATCTGAGAGCAGCTGGTCCTACCatacccctccttcctcccccagcACCACAACATCCAGGAAGTCCAGCATGTGCAG TAGTCTGAACAGCGTCAACAGCAGCGACTCTCGTTCCAGCGGCTCTCACTGCCACTCCCCCACCTCCCACTACCGCTACCGGAGCTCCGCCCTCCCTCAGCAAGGCCCCGCCCGCCTCTCCAGTGTCTCCTCCCACGACTCTGGCTTCATCTCCCAGGATGCCTACCAGTCCAAGTCACCTTCGCCCATGCCCTCTGACACCCATACACAG ACCTCTGGCTCTTCATCCTCGGCCGTCTCTGAGACTTGCCAGCCTGTCAGTGagggcagctcctcctcctcctcctcctcctcctcacctgccTCCTCTAAGGAGACCTGCTCCAGCACTAGGGTGGAacag GACTGGGCCAAGCCGGGTCCATACGACCAGCCCATGGTGAACACCCTGAGGAGGACCAAGGAGAAGAGGGAGACTCCAAATCCCAGCAGCCCCCAGGCCACCACACCAGGGGACGAGCCCCAGAGAGCCAAGGGAACCAATGCAGTCACAACACCCAAG CAGGAGGCGGAGGCCCATGAGGAGCTGGCCCTGGCTCTAGCTCGGGGTTTGCAGCTGGATATCCAGCACTCCAGCAGGGACTCCTTGCAGTGCTCCAGTGGCTACAGCACCCAGAACACCACGCCCTGCTGCTCTGAGGACACCATACCCTCACATG TGTCCGACTACGACTACTTCTCCGTTGGTGGCGACCAGGAGACAGACCAGCCCGACTTCAACAAGTCCTCCACCATCCCCCGCAACAGTGACATCAGCCAGTCCTACCGCAACATGTTCCAGGCCAAGCGGCCGGCCTCCACAGCGGACATCCCCCCCACAGCCCCCTCCCCTGGCAGTATTGTCACCCCCGGGGTGGCCACCATCCGCCGCACCCCCTCCTCCAAGCCCAACCTGCGCCGGTCCTCCGGAGGATTGGGTCTGGGCCCCATCCCCATCAAGCCCCCCATGATCCCCGTCAAGACGCCCACTGTCCCCGAGCACCCCGGGGTGTTCTtcagaggagagagcgagggagggggacCGCTGAGCCCCCAGAGCCCACTCTCTTCAGCGGGGGACATCGGCTTGGTGTCTCCCAAGGCACCCTGGGACGCTCCGGCCTCCTCTGATCCATCCACTCCCCCACCTCATCCTGGTAGTAGGCTGTCGGAGTGGGACCGTGAGGCCCTGCCGGAGGTTCAGGAGGAGGAGCCTGGCTGCGGCGAGGGGGAAGATGTGCTCTTGGCCATACGGCGAGGGGTCAAGCTGAAGAAGACGATGTCCAACGACCGGTCGGCGCCGCGAATAGTGTGA
- the LOC121571999 gene encoding protein MTSS 1-like isoform X1, whose amino-acid sequence METVIERECSALGGLFQTVIGDMKSSYPVWDDFISKAGKLQSQLRTTVVAVAAFLDAFQKVADLATGSRGGTREIGSALTRMCMRHRSIEAKLRQFSMVFIDCLINPLQDQMEEWKRVANTLDKDHAKEYKKARQEIKKKSSDTLKLQKKAKKADVFGRGDIQPQLDSAMQDISDKYLLLEETEKQAVRKALVEERSRFCTFVSMLRPVVEEEMSMLGEITHLQTLTDDLKALTMDPHKLPPASEQVILDLKGSESSWSYHTPPSSPSTTTSRKSSMCSSLNSVNSSDSRSSGSHCHSPTSHYRYRSSALPQQGPARLSSVSSHDSGFISQDAYQSKSPSPMPSDTHTQTSGSSSSAVSETCQPVSEGSSSSSSSSSSPASSKETCSSTRVEQLSNGPDHQHHGPSTALYLSGGGMQEVYPDLPPSYPSTPLASPSYSPTSPVWAWSRPGSALLVDYPPYCTLGPGMIPSSKVPTWKDWAKPGPYDQPMVNTLRRTKEKRETPNPSSPQATTPGDEPQRAKGTNAVTTPKEAEAHEELALALARGLQLDIQHSSRDSLQCSSGYSTQNTTPCCSEDTIPSHVSDYDYFSVGGDQETDQPDFNKSSTIPRNSDISQSYRNMFQAKRPASTADIPPTAPSPGSIVTPGVATIRRTPSSKPNLRRSSGGLGLGPIPIKPPMIPVKTPTVPEHPGVFFRGESEGGGPLSPQSPLSSAGDIGLVSPKAPWDAPASSDPSTPPPHPGSRLSEWDREALPEVQEEEPGCGEGEDVLLAIRRGVKLKKTMSNDRSAPRIV is encoded by the exons GTGGCACCAGAGAGATCGGTTCAGCCCTCACTAGGATGTGTATGAGGCACCGGAGCATCGAGGCCAAGCTCAGGCAGTTCTCCAT GGTTTTCATCGACTGCCTGATTAACCCTCTGCAAGACcagatggaggagtggaagagagtGGCCAACACATTGGACAAGGACCACGCCAAAG AGTACAAGAAAGCCCGTCAGGAGATCAAAAAGAAATCCTCCGACACTCTCAAGCTGCAGAAGAAGGCAAAGAAAG CTGACGTGTTCG GCCGGGGGGACATCCAGCCCCAGCTGGACAGTGCCATGCAGGACATCAGTGATAAGTACCTGCTgctggaggagacagagaagcaGGCGGTCAGGAAGGccctggtggaggagaggagccGCTTCTGCACCTTTGTCTCCATGCTGAGGCCCGTCGTG GAAGAGGAGATGTCCATGTTGGGGGAGATCACTCACCTGCAGACCCTCACTGACGACCTTAAGGCTCTGACCATGGACCCCCACAAGCTGCCCCCCGCCAGCGAGCAG GTCATTCTGGACCTGAAGGGATCTGAGAGCAGCTGGTCCTACCatacccctccttcctcccccagcACCACAACATCCAGGAAGTCCAGCATGTGCAG TAGTCTGAACAGCGTCAACAGCAGCGACTCTCGTTCCAGCGGCTCTCACTGCCACTCCCCCACCTCCCACTACCGCTACCGGAGCTCCGCCCTCCCTCAGCAAGGCCCCGCCCGCCTCTCCAGTGTCTCCTCCCACGACTCTGGCTTCATCTCCCAGGATGCCTACCAGTCCAAGTCACCTTCGCCCATGCCCTCTGACACCCATACACAG ACCTCTGGCTCTTCATCCTCGGCCGTCTCTGAGACTTGCCAGCCTGTCAGTGagggcagctcctcctcctcctcctcctcctcctcacctgccTCCTCTAAGGAGACCTGCTCCAGCACTAGGGTGGAacag CTGTCAAACGGGCCCGATCATCAACATCACGGGCCCTCCACCGCCCTCTATCTGTCTGGCGGGGGCATGCAGGAGGTATACCCCGACCTCCCTCCATcctacccctccacccccctcgcCTCGCCCTCCTACTCTCCCACCTCCCCCGTGTGGGCATGGTCGAGACCAGGTTCTGCCCTCCTGGTGGACTACCCCCCCTATTGCACCCTGGGACCGGGCATGATCCCCTCCTCCAAGGTCCCCACCTGGAAG GACTGGGCCAAGCCGGGTCCATACGACCAGCCCATGGTGAACACCCTGAGGAGGACCAAGGAGAAGAGGGAGACTCCAAATCCCAGCAGCCCCCAGGCCACCACACCAGGGGACGAGCCCCAGAGAGCCAAGGGAACCAATGCAGTCACAACACCCAAG GAGGCGGAGGCCCATGAGGAGCTGGCCCTGGCTCTAGCTCGGGGTTTGCAGCTGGATATCCAGCACTCCAGCAGGGACTCCTTGCAGTGCTCCAGTGGCTACAGCACCCAGAACACCACGCCCTGCTGCTCTGAGGACACCATACCCTCACATG TGTCCGACTACGACTACTTCTCCGTTGGTGGCGACCAGGAGACAGACCAGCCCGACTTCAACAAGTCCTCCACCATCCCCCGCAACAGTGACATCAGCCAGTCCTACCGCAACATGTTCCAGGCCAAGCGGCCGGCCTCCACAGCGGACATCCCCCCCACAGCCCCCTCCCCTGGCAGTATTGTCACCCCCGGGGTGGCCACCATCCGCCGCACCCCCTCCTCCAAGCCCAACCTGCGCCGGTCCTCCGGAGGATTGGGTCTGGGCCCCATCCCCATCAAGCCCCCCATGATCCCCGTCAAGACGCCCACTGTCCCCGAGCACCCCGGGGTGTTCTtcagaggagagagcgagggagggggacCGCTGAGCCCCCAGAGCCCACTCTCTTCAGCGGGGGACATCGGCTTGGTGTCTCCCAAGGCACCCTGGGACGCTCCGGCCTCCTCTGATCCATCCACTCCCCCACCTCATCCTGGTAGTAGGCTGTCGGAGTGGGACCGTGAGGCCCTGCCGGAGGTTCAGGAGGAGGAGCCTGGCTGCGGCGAGGGGGAAGATGTGCTCTTGGCCATACGGCGAGGGGTCAAGCTGAAGAAGACGATGTCCAACGACCGGTCGGCGCCGCGAATAGTGTGA
- the LOC121571999 gene encoding protein MTSS 1-like isoform X2: METVIERECSALGGLFQTVIGDMKSSYPVWDDFISKAGKLQSQLRTTVVAVAAFLDAFQKVADLATGSRGGTREIGSALTRMCMRHRSIEAKLRQFSMVFIDCLINPLQDQMEEWKRVANTLDKDHAKEYKKARQEIKKKSSDTLKLQKKAKKADVFGRGDIQPQLDSAMQDISDKYLLLEETEKQAVRKALVEERSRFCTFVSMLRPVVEEEMSMLGEITHLQTLTDDLKALTMDPHKLPPASEQVILDLKGSESSWSYHTPPSSPSTTTSRKSSMCSSLNSVNSSDSRSSGSHCHSPTSHYRYRSSALPQQGPARLSSVSSHDSGFISQDAYQSKSPSPMPSDTHTQLSNGPDHQHHGPSTALYLSGGGMQEVYPDLPPSYPSTPLASPSYSPTSPVWAWSRPGSALLVDYPPYCTLGPGMIPSSKVPTWKDWAKPGPYDQPMVNTLRRTKEKRETPNPSSPQATTPGDEPQRAKGTNAVTTPKQEAEAHEELALALARGLQLDIQHSSRDSLQCSSGYSTQNTTPCCSEDTIPSHVSDYDYFSVGGDQETDQPDFNKSSTIPRNSDISQSYRNMFQAKRPASTADIPPTAPSPGSIVTPGVATIRRTPSSKPNLRRSSGGLGLGPIPIKPPMIPVKTPTVPEHPGVFFRGESEGGGPLSPQSPLSSAGDIGLVSPKAPWDAPASSDPSTPPPHPGSRLSEWDREALPEVQEEEPGCGEGEDVLLAIRRGVKLKKTMSNDRSAPRIV, from the exons GTGGCACCAGAGAGATCGGTTCAGCCCTCACTAGGATGTGTATGAGGCACCGGAGCATCGAGGCCAAGCTCAGGCAGTTCTCCAT GGTTTTCATCGACTGCCTGATTAACCCTCTGCAAGACcagatggaggagtggaagagagtGGCCAACACATTGGACAAGGACCACGCCAAAG AGTACAAGAAAGCCCGTCAGGAGATCAAAAAGAAATCCTCCGACACTCTCAAGCTGCAGAAGAAGGCAAAGAAAG CTGACGTGTTCG GCCGGGGGGACATCCAGCCCCAGCTGGACAGTGCCATGCAGGACATCAGTGATAAGTACCTGCTgctggaggagacagagaagcaGGCGGTCAGGAAGGccctggtggaggagaggagccGCTTCTGCACCTTTGTCTCCATGCTGAGGCCCGTCGTG GAAGAGGAGATGTCCATGTTGGGGGAGATCACTCACCTGCAGACCCTCACTGACGACCTTAAGGCTCTGACCATGGACCCCCACAAGCTGCCCCCCGCCAGCGAGCAG GTCATTCTGGACCTGAAGGGATCTGAGAGCAGCTGGTCCTACCatacccctccttcctcccccagcACCACAACATCCAGGAAGTCCAGCATGTGCAG TAGTCTGAACAGCGTCAACAGCAGCGACTCTCGTTCCAGCGGCTCTCACTGCCACTCCCCCACCTCCCACTACCGCTACCGGAGCTCCGCCCTCCCTCAGCAAGGCCCCGCCCGCCTCTCCAGTGTCTCCTCCCACGACTCTGGCTTCATCTCCCAGGATGCCTACCAGTCCAAGTCACCTTCGCCCATGCCCTCTGACACCCATACACAG CTGTCAAACGGGCCCGATCATCAACATCACGGGCCCTCCACCGCCCTCTATCTGTCTGGCGGGGGCATGCAGGAGGTATACCCCGACCTCCCTCCATcctacccctccacccccctcgcCTCGCCCTCCTACTCTCCCACCTCCCCCGTGTGGGCATGGTCGAGACCAGGTTCTGCCCTCCTGGTGGACTACCCCCCCTATTGCACCCTGGGACCGGGCATGATCCCCTCCTCCAAGGTCCCCACCTGGAAG GACTGGGCCAAGCCGGGTCCATACGACCAGCCCATGGTGAACACCCTGAGGAGGACCAAGGAGAAGAGGGAGACTCCAAATCCCAGCAGCCCCCAGGCCACCACACCAGGGGACGAGCCCCAGAGAGCCAAGGGAACCAATGCAGTCACAACACCCAAG CAGGAGGCGGAGGCCCATGAGGAGCTGGCCCTGGCTCTAGCTCGGGGTTTGCAGCTGGATATCCAGCACTCCAGCAGGGACTCCTTGCAGTGCTCCAGTGGCTACAGCACCCAGAACACCACGCCCTGCTGCTCTGAGGACACCATACCCTCACATG TGTCCGACTACGACTACTTCTCCGTTGGTGGCGACCAGGAGACAGACCAGCCCGACTTCAACAAGTCCTCCACCATCCCCCGCAACAGTGACATCAGCCAGTCCTACCGCAACATGTTCCAGGCCAAGCGGCCGGCCTCCACAGCGGACATCCCCCCCACAGCCCCCTCCCCTGGCAGTATTGTCACCCCCGGGGTGGCCACCATCCGCCGCACCCCCTCCTCCAAGCCCAACCTGCGCCGGTCCTCCGGAGGATTGGGTCTGGGCCCCATCCCCATCAAGCCCCCCATGATCCCCGTCAAGACGCCCACTGTCCCCGAGCACCCCGGGGTGTTCTtcagaggagagagcgagggagggggacCGCTGAGCCCCCAGAGCCCACTCTCTTCAGCGGGGGACATCGGCTTGGTGTCTCCCAAGGCACCCTGGGACGCTCCGGCCTCCTCTGATCCATCCACTCCCCCACCTCATCCTGGTAGTAGGCTGTCGGAGTGGGACCGTGAGGCCCTGCCGGAGGTTCAGGAGGAGGAGCCTGGCTGCGGCGAGGGGGAAGATGTGCTCTTGGCCATACGGCGAGGGGTCAAGCTGAAGAAGACGATGTCCAACGACCGGTCGGCGCCGCGAATAGTGTGA